One window from the genome of Acidimicrobiia bacterium encodes:
- a CDS encoding ATP:cob(I)alamin adenosyltransferase, whose protein sequence is MKIYTRKGDDGTTGLLYGGRVAKDSPQPVAYGDVDETQAALGLARAAAGSELAEVLLKLEGDLWLVMAELACLPEKLDRLTEAGTRPTEKDVTQLETL, encoded by the coding sequence AGATCTACACCCGCAAAGGCGATGACGGCACCACTGGTTTGCTTTATGGCGGCCGGGTAGCCAAAGACAGTCCGCAACCGGTGGCCTACGGCGATGTGGATGAAACCCAAGCAGCATTGGGTTTGGCTCGGGCTGCTGCTGGCTCAGAATTAGCTGAAGTGTTGTTAAAACTTGAAGGTGACTTATGGTTGGTGATGGCCGAGTTGGCATGCCTTCCCGAGAAGTTGGACCGCCTTACCGAAGCCGGCACCCGCCCCACAGAAAAAGACGTAACGCAGTTAGAGACCCTGAT